The Dromaius novaehollandiae isolate bDroNov1 chromosome 3, bDroNov1.hap1, whole genome shotgun sequence genome includes the window CGACACACGGTCATGGGGATGCAATGCGATGGGGTCCACATCGGGGCGTCGAGATGGCAGTGGGGTGGATGCAGACCGTAGCCCCCAGCCACCCCGCAGGGGCACGGccaggctcttcccggccctttGGACTCAGCCGGCTCAGCTCCTGCCTGGCCCTGTGTGTTGGGCCCTCACATCAGTAAAACACAATAGCCTTAGCATCTAAACAGGCGGAATATAGCATGTTgactgaaatatgtattttatgtgaAGAAATCAGTCAAGAGCCTGAACAGGCGACTGTATAAAAACCTGTTATTTTTGCTCTCTTAAAATGCACCAACATGCCCAttaattaagaataaaataaaaaagggctATGGGCAAATATGTATCGGGAAAAATCATCCATATTTATACAAAAAGAAGTAAAACACATAACGTTAGTCTGGGAAACCTGTCAGTATGAACTTACCAGACAGAAATGTTCAGAAGTCCTCCGCAGAGGCACACAAAATGAATAATGATATAATGATACGGGTTTCGATGCACATGGAAAATacctcaaataaaataaaactaacttACGACTTGATTTTCTCCTAAAATGGTAGCTCTTTGCTCCGGACATTTATTAAAATAAGCAAGCAAGACTCATTTGCTCCAACTCACAAGGTAGCAGCAGAACCAAATTCCACTGAAGGCAATGGAAATCTTACCACGTGCTTCAGCAGGCTTTGCCCAGCCTGCATGTAATACGGATTTCTGCCTCCAGCAAGGGTCTGCCTATGTCGGTCAGCAACTGGAGGGCGAAAGAAATGGTCAAGGGCTCATTTGCTTCCGATCCCTCTAACATTTCTTGCCCAGTCCCTTGCAGAGGTTGGTATCAGATGAACAGTCTTTTATCCTTGCAGCACAGCTACAGACATTACCCCTGCTCAAACAGTGAAATAAGGACTGTGGCAACCAAGTACATAAAGGGCTCTGACAAGACAGCTATCTTCTTTTCTATCTCATATTTCAAGAGCTGCAAAAACATATCCTGGAGAACATAAAAGCTGGGGGAAGGAAGTGTTTTTTCCACTGCCTTTATTTTTCATCataaattttaatagaaattcaGACTGCTTAAAAGCTGTACACATCAAGGCAATCTTTATAAATGTGGTGTGGCTTCCATACAATTAAAATAGGAGCATTTGGTATCTAAAAAAGCTTCCCATCTCCTTAAAAGGAATCTGAAAAGGTCTCTTTTCATGTTTCTGGGGAAATCAACCTATCATATCAGAGACTTCCAAAAACTGGgtgaaaaataaacagttaaCAACTTAGGCACATACATAATGAGGGAGCTCCAGATATCTGGAACTCAAGTTCGGACAACTTTAATATACTTACAATAATTTGACAAAAGGATATTGGAGATTTAAAGGGTTTCTGAGGATTTCCATAGCTGGTAGGCAGCAGGAAACAACCATGATACATGAATTGCTCCACTGGAACAGTCAGCTCCCGCAAATTCTGTAAAGAGTCTTTGAATATTAGCATAGAACCATATCCACATTATTTAATAGATATCAATACACAATTTGAAGAAAGCCTTACATACAGAAATCAGACCCACCTTTATAGGAAAAAAGGTAAGGCAATCTATGGACCATCCATTTCCTATAGTGGTTGCTCTAGTGCTGGGCTGATATTCAAATTTATAGGAATGTGCTACTGATCTTCAAAATTAATAGTAAACATACATATACTGGGTTCAAATTCACAGAGTAAATATATCAAGCAAAACAGTTTGCTTTCTTAAGTATATAATAATAGTGTCGTGTCAAATATTGTCAGGCTCTGTGGATATGAACAAAATTGTATGATCCTTAATTATTCATATACCAGGACACTATAGAGTAGATATGTGTCGATATTGCCTTGCTGAAGGGAAACATCTGGAAGCACACGCCAGATCCACTCTGGATATTGTAGACATAGCTTCCATACTGATCATACACATATTTTGATCGCTATCTTATACAAAGGATCATTCCTCCTTAAAGATCATCTTAAAACACCGTGCAGAGTATTCCTGAAAACCACAGTTAGTCAGGGATTTTGCGGTCATCTTTCTATGCCTAACATCAGCATAAAATGATGTGCAACCAGCTCTTAGAAAGCTCCAAAGTAATCCATCATTTCCTTTGTGAAATTAtgggtatttttaaatatatatcacATTTTCAGTTACATGCAATTGTAAATTGAGTACATAAATTATTTGTGCAAAATGACTTACTGCTGCTATATACATGAACTGGAAAGATATTTGAAACTTGTTGCTGCTTTTTAGGGGGTCAGCACTGACTAAAGGCGGAAGCTGTTTTCTTGCTGAAAAGAACTATTGGCTAAACCATTTTTGTGACATTCGTTGTCTATGAAGAAACTTAAATTGTGGAGGATtcatatttgtttctttgttttttgcacTAAGATCATCTTATGCAAATGTGAAACATTTACTTTAAGAAATTATCTGGGGCCTTAAATAGTTCATGTACTGATTCATTCTCAACTAAAGAATGCAGAagacaaaatctttcttttaccTCTAGCAAACCCCCAAACACCCTTTTGGTTTGGATCCCTCTTTCATTACTGAATTACAAGAACTTAGTCCTCCCCCAGCACTAAAACTCCGTTAGTTCACTGGTGGGCCTCCCTGTGATGTTATCTATGAACAGTTCAATAAGGAAACATTACAAAATTGGTAGTACTCCTGATTAGCTGGTTGCTTTGGctatgtttcaaaaaaaaaagtcgtaATACCTTCACATccaaaaaaaattacagtaatatTTGTACTAATTAACTGGAGTATACAAAATGTTTGTCTCGTGACTGAATTATCCCTGTAGCACTACAAGCAATTAACATTCAAAACTACAAATTTTGCTAAGATAAAAGAATATCAAGAATCTACTTCTTCAGAAATATCATTCTAACAACTAGAGACCAAATTCTGCCTTCCCTCACAGTCATGCAATCAAATTTGTTAACTGTCATGAGGGCAGAATTTAGCCCCAAGCCTCATTTTTatctaaatacatatattttcctaaagaaaaacaaGCCATGTCTTACTTATCATTGCTCTTCCCTTCTGAAGGGTAAATATTGATATTTGAAATACCTAAATCGTATTTACAGCTGTACAACACTGATGTCACATACTTGTAAAATATCACTTGTACTTTATAAACATGGGGTAACTTATACAATCTGcttaaaaaatcttttcttaaaatagagaaaaagcagATGAGCTTACACATTTTCTTTGTCAAATTCACAAACAAAATACATCGTGATATGACATGCCACATCATTCCAGCCTCCAGACGCCACCATCTCCACGCAGTCCTCCTCGTCATATGCGTTATTGGGCTCCCCGCTGCGCCATTTGTTGAAGGTCTGCATGGGGGATCGGTCAGAGTAGACAAAATTTCCCTCTTTCTCTAGGTCGTTAATGCCTATGAAAACTCGGGTGAGCCCTGCTTGATTGATGTAGGAGGCGATGAGGCTGTTGGCGTTCTCGTCCTTGGGCATGCTCAGCGTTCCTCCTCTTCCGTGGCAGTAGAGCTGGGCTTCCAGGtacctcttctcctccttcaccAGCAGGTATATCTTATTATCTGTCTCACGCACACCAGCAACAGCTGCGGGGGAGGGCAGTGCTGAAAAGTGAGCACTCGCATTTCTATAAACCAACTTACTGTACACCCCAAAAAAGCTTCACAAATCAGACGTGAAATGGTGATACTCTCTGCGAGCAATCTCACCGGTCAAATGTGACAACAGCAAAGGAGAATATTTATGAGAAAGTAACCTACcattttttatgaattttaattCCGTTGTCAGCTGGGCCACTTGGATATCCATTTCACCAATAGCCTTCCTTAGCTGGCTGCACTCACAGGGGATGCCTGCGAAATGATACAAATACACCAGAATGAATAAGCTACGTAATTCCAATAATTATCTGAATAACTTTATGAAAAGGCCTGGCCTGGCTGTCCTGAAAGAGACACCTTCCATCCAAATAATGGGCGAGAACCTGCAGCCTCTGCTACCCTGTACCATCATGATTCTCACAGGTGTATGGGCCTAATCAGAAGAGCTCATTTCACTTTTCATTAAGCTTCAGCCCTGCATGATTCATATTAAACTGAACATGGAGAGAGAGcccctacaaaaaaaaaaaaacaacaaaaaaaaaaaacagaaaaacaacaaaaaacatttttttaacgAAAAACATATCTCAAAATTTTACATTTAGGATAAAATTCTTCTCGTCAGTCTTCTCCAAAGAGCATTTTTCTTGCAGCAAAAATCTACAAAGCATATTGTTCATCTGTTCTTCACAAGGAATCTAACACAGCAGATCAAAAAGGCAAATGTTCCAACCACATAATGCACCTAATTAGCTGCAAAATGTAGTTCTGCACTTCTCAGAATGTTGAATTTACTGTAGTTCTCTTGATAAAAGAAGACAATAGAAAACTATCTATTATCCCAAATTGATATTGGTTCGAAAAAGATAATCTGAATGAGAATACTAAAAGGATAATTGTTACTTCTATGAGCCTAAGTTTCAAAACTAGGATCAATTATAGTTTTCATTTCTGCATGTAATTATTCAAATCTGTATTTGACTCATGAGAAAACTCTTTTGGGAGACTTTTAGTGCACCAGGTCTGAGAGTTTATAAAGGCAAAAAGAGTTAGATGCCCAGTCTGCATCTCTTTCCCTGAATAagcatcaaaggaaaaaaattgcaatattCTTTGAAACCAAAATAAGGtcattttcttctccagctgaaaATGTGTCTTCCTAACCTACCAGGAAGGAACAAACTGGGCTTTTGCCACCAATCTGTCACTTTTGTAAGTATTAAGCTTGAAGCCTATTGCCCAGGTCCACTGGCTTGCTGGGCTCTTTCatgaaaggcaaataaaaagccTTTATGTATAGCTTACACTTCTTAGGGCAGACTTCCACCTTTTCCTCCGGAGGATCTAAATCCTGCTCCTACGACGATAATCCATGGAAGGGCAGGGCCTTCCCTCACCCGCTCCTTTGTGTTGGCTGGAAGCCAGAGTGGGATACGTAGAGATGTCTTTTTGCTCCATGATGAATGATACAGATGGTTGTACTTTGGCTCCCACTGTGTTCCCAGAGTGATCAGACCTCTGAGGAGCTCTGAGACATTGTTTTGAAAAATACACTACAGGTCCAGCAACTTCTGCAGCtccagtatttttttaaagtaatttgaaGACATTATGGCAAATAAATCAGGAATAGCTACACAAATACTGAATTGTCATAATTTACCCCAGAGTTTTAAAAGATGTATGTATTTTTGGTGATGCAtgaatcttttaaaattcttcacATAGACAAGACTTGCCATGGCTTACCTGGGTCGCCATTAGGACCCGGTGGTCCTATATCACCATTATCTCCTTTTTCACctaaaaacattaaaaggaaTAGAACTTTAAGGCAGATTTTTTGGTTAACAGTTATTGTAGTATCTGTTTAGTTTTTCTCCTATAATATTCAAAGTGGAAAGTAGAAATAGGCCTAagtgaaaaaaaaggtttttctgtCTTAATTGGTCCACAACCCAGGCAAGCCCAAGCTATGAAATTTGAATACAAAGAATATGTATCAGATTCATCTAGGTTCATTCCATTTTTTATATTTGTTGACTTCATAAAACTAATAACTTCAGACGTCATAGAGAAAAAAGGGCTGGATATACTATTTTGCAACCTAAATCTGAATTCATAATCCAGATGCTTAAGTACATACTAGCGCAAATGTTTTACCCAAAGTCATGTAGGGAGCCTGTGGGGAAAGCAAGTTTAGAATTCAAGTCTTATGGCTCCTAAAACTATACCAAAATACAGTGCACCCTCCTATCCTGTCTAAACTTGCATGCTAGTGCCGAGAGCTCTTCATTTAGCCCCAAATCAGGATTCTCAGCTCTTGCTATCAGAGCAAAAGGCAACTTGCTGAGAGAGCCTCATCATCTGCTTGACTGCAGTGTGAGAAACTCCCTATTGTGATAACCTCTGAGACTAGTTAACCATTTTTTCAGGCCACTAGACTTTTCTCAAAGATAAATAATCACAGATTTTTCATCTGAGACACAAATGGAGAAAGGATTCAACTAAGCATACCTTTTGAACCAATGGGACCAATTTTTCCATGTCGTCCCATGCTGCCTTTCTGTCCTTTGTCCCCCATTTCT containing:
- the COLEC11 gene encoding collectin-11 isoform X2: MKRDLVFLVTLISLAFLSLLRSGYPQHIAEESCSVQILVPGLKGEAGEKGEKGAPGRPGRVGPPGDKGEMGDKGQKGSMGRHGKIGPIGSKGEKGDNGDIGPPGPNGDPGIPCECSQLRKAIGEMDIQVAQLTTELKFIKNAVAGVRETDNKIYLLVKEEKRYLEAQLYCHGRGGTLSMPKDENANSLIASYINQAGLTRVFIGINDLEKEGNFVYSDRSPMQTFNKWRSGEPNNAYDEEDCVEMVASGGWNDVACHITMYFVCEFDKENV
- the COLEC11 gene encoding collectin-11 isoform X1, which translates into the protein MKRDLVFLVTLISLAFLSLLRSGYPQHIAEESCSVQILVPGLKGEAGEKGEKGAPGRPGRVGPPGDKGEMGDKGQKGSMGRHGKIGPIGSKGEKGDNGDIGPPGPNGDPGIPCECSQLRKAIGEMDIQVAQLTTELKFIKNALPSPAAVAGVRETDNKIYLLVKEEKRYLEAQLYCHGRGGTLSMPKDENANSLIASYINQAGLTRVFIGINDLEKEGNFVYSDRSPMQTFNKWRSGEPNNAYDEEDCVEMVASGGWNDVACHITMYFVCEFDKENV